Proteins found in one Triticum aestivum cultivar Chinese Spring chromosome 4D, IWGSC CS RefSeq v2.1, whole genome shotgun sequence genomic segment:
- the LOC123100002 gene encoding LOB domain-containing protein 1-like, with protein MDYSNEATITAAAQPYGRSMSPPSRVSSCSPPPVFPLMGNAPSSPPTIVLSPCAACKVLRRRCADGCMLAPYFPPTEPAKFTTAHRVFGASNIIKLLQDLPESSRADAVSSMVYEAEARLRDPVYGCAGAVCRLQKEANELKVDLARAQADLLSIQTQHANLLALVCVEFAANHRGDQQLHQPPPLGDQLNGIGGSGGGAMYQPLYDSDFDSGAWEEARQLWT; from the exons ATGGACTACAGCAACGAGGCCACGATTACCGCCGCGGCGCAACCTTACGGCCgctccatgtcgccgccgtcgcgcGTGTCGTCGTGCTCGCCGCCCCCTGTATTCCCGCTGATGGGCAacgcgccgtcgtcgccgccgaccATCGTCCTCAGCCCGTGCGCGGCCTGCAAGGTCCTCCGCCGCCGCTGCGCCGACGGCTGCATGCTGGCGCCCTACTTCCCGCCGACCGAGCCCGCCAAGTTCACCACCGCCCACCGCGTCTTCGGTGCCAGCAACATCATCAAGCTCCTCCAG GATTTGCCGGAGAGCTCGCGGGCAGACGCGGTGAGCAGCATGGTGTACGAGGCGGAGGCGCGGCTGCGGGACCCGGTGTACGGGTGCGCCGGGGCTGTGTGCCGGCTGCAGAAGGAGGCCAACGAGCTCAAGGTGGACCTGGCGCGGGCGCAGGCCGACCTCCTCAGCATCCAGACACAACACGCCAACCTCCTCGCCCTCGTCTGCGTCGAGTTTGCTGCCAACCACCGAGGCGATCAGCAGCTGCACCAGCCACCGCCACTGGGCGACCAGCTGAACGGCATCGGTggtagcggcggcggcgccatGTACCAACCGCTATACGACTCGGACTTCGACTCCGGGGCGTGGGAAGAGGCCCGGCAGCTCTGGACCTGA